The DNA sequence TTCCGGTCTCACCAGTTTAACCAGCTCTACTTTATTGAATTGATGAACTCGTATAATGCCTCTCGTATCCTTACCGTAAGAGCCTGCCTCACGCCGAAAGCAAGGGGTATAGGCTGTATAGTAAACAGGAAGATCTTTGTATGAGAATATTTCATCACGATGGATATTGGTAACAGGCACTTCTGCTGTAGGCACGAGGAAAAGGTCATCAACAGCAGTCCGGTACATATCCTCTTCTAACTTCGGCAGCTGCCCTGTTCCTGTCATAGCTGTGCGGTTAACGAGAAACGGCGGAAATAATTCAGTATATCCATGCTCCCTGGTATGAAGATCCAGCATAAAACTAAATAAGGCGCGTTCAAGCTTTGCCCCAAGACCTTTTAATAGTATAAAGCCTGACCCTGAAATCTTCGATGATCGTTCTAAATCGAGAATGTCTAGAATACTTCCCAGTTCCCAATGTGGAAGAGGAGTAAAATCAAATACTTTCCGGTTTCCCCAGGTTTTGACAACGACATTATCCTTCTCATCCTTGCCAATAGGTGTGTCTGTAGAAGGAATATTTGGAATGCGGAGGAGAAGGTTGTTCATTTGAAATTCCAACCCTTTTAGTTTCTCTTCACTAGATTTTATTTCATCACCGATCTTCTTTGTTTCTTCAATAATTCCAGAAGCATCCTGCCCTTTTTTTTTCAGTTCATTGACAGCCTTTGATCTCTCGTTACGCTTACTCTTTAACTGTTCGCAGGCATAGATTGTAGACCTGCGCTGTACATCAAGCTCTAAAATTTCGTCAATACTGGCCGCATTTTCATGTTTATTGGCGATAGCCTGTTTGATCTTGTCAGGGTTATTCCTGATAAAATTTATATCAAGCATGTATTCAAAAAGCCTCCCATTATTTAACTAAATATATCAACGAAACACAAAAGTGTAAGGTTGATTTTTCTAAATATTTTTCTATGCGAATTATATGGAATCACTTTCGTGAATTCAATGGAATTCTATTTATACCATTAACACGCTAATGTTTATAGATCAGGAGAACAAACAGACAATAAGATTTACCATATGAATTGATTTTGTCAAACCCTTCTTTTAATCTCTACCAAAAAATCTAGCTTTTTATGATGATGTTTGAGATAATAAAAATGTTACAAAAACTTGGCAGAGTTAAAATATTACTTACAGACAGACTGTTAGTTAGTTCAATCGTCTTCGACCGGATTAAAGCATTTCATATGATTATTTCACTATAGCGCAAACCCAAATTATTTATAAACCGACTGCTATGAACAGGCATGATAAAATCTCACGTAGGACATTTCTCAAGACTGGTATTACTGTAGGCGCTGGCTTATATGGGTTATCCTATTTGAGTACTACGAAGAAAAAACCAACCTTAAAGAAACAAAAGGAACACCAATTAAAACCTGGATTGGTCGTTGCTTATGGGAATGTTACTGATCCTATCAATGAAGTCACTGTAATAAAAGAGATGGTACATCGTGCTATGAACGCTCTGGGCGGTATGAACAAACTTGTTTCCAAAGGTAATAGAGTTGTTATCAAGCCCAATATTGCATGGAATCAGAAACCAGAGTTCGCCGCCAATACCAATCCTTTTGTAGTAGCAGCCCTGGTGGAGTTATGTAGAGAAGCAGGAGCAAGCATGGTAAAGGTAATGGATCATACCTGTTCGGCAAACCCTGAACCATCTTATGTTAACAGTGGTATTGCCACAGCAGCCCACCAGTCAGGGGCTGAGGTAATTTATCTTAATAAGAGCCGTTTCAAGGATTTTATTATCCCTGATGGCAAAGTCTTGAAATCGTGGTATTTTTATGAGGAAATGGTATACGCCAATGAAGTGGATGTTCTTATTAATGTCCCTATTGCAAAACAGCATGGCACATCACGACTTTCTATGGGACTAAAAAATGTTTTCGGTATGATTGGTGGGGACCGGGGCAGCCTACATACCAATATTCATCCAAAAATTGCTGATCTTAATAAATTCGTTAAGATAGACCTTACCGTACTCGACGCCTTCCGTATTCTGAAAAATCACGGTCCTACCGGCGGAAGATTAGATGACGTCGACAATTCTGTAGATCATGCACGGCGTATCATCATAGGCACTGACCCGGTTGCTGTTGATGCCTATGGCGCCAGCTTATTCAGTATCCAACCAAAAGATATAGGCTACATCCGTGAATCGCATGAGCAGAGGCTGGGAGAGATTGATTATCGATTAAAAGGTTTTGAGGAAATACGAGTGTAATTAAACTACAATCTATTGTAGTCACTCAATACTCAAAAGATAAAAACAGAAAAAAACCTCCGCTCTTCTTATTCTCTCTGAAAAAGTATTCTACGAAGGCGGTATTCAATATATGACCTCAAAACCCTTAAAGTTTATTGCAGATGCTATGCTTGGCAGACTCGCAAAATGGTTACGCATACTAGGATATGATGTGGTATATGAACCTTTTATTTCAGATGATGCTCTCATTGCCAGATCTCTTCGTGATGACCGTATAATACTATCCATGGATAAGAGATTAATAGAACGTATATCAGCAAAGAACTCCCTTTACATTAAAGACAGCAACTATAAAGAGCAACTCAAACAGGTAATCACTCATTACAACATTGATTACAAAACTAACATCTTTACAAGGTGTCTGGTCTGCAATAGATCGTTAGATACTATCCATAAGGAAAAGATCCAAGATAAAGTATTTCCGTATGTTTATTCAATACAAGATAAATTCTACATCTGCCAGCAATGCAATCGCAT is a window from the Candidatus Jettenia sp. genome containing:
- a CDS encoding DUF362 domain-containing protein, producing MNRHDKISRRTFLKTGITVGAGLYGLSYLSTTKKKPTLKKQKEHQLKPGLVVAYGNVTDPINEVTVIKEMVHRAMNALGGMNKLVSKGNRVVIKPNIAWNQKPEFAANTNPFVVAALVELCREAGASMVKVMDHTCSANPEPSYVNSGIATAAHQSGAEVIYLNKSRFKDFIIPDGKVLKSWYFYEEMVYANEVDVLINVPIAKQHGTSRLSMGLKNVFGMIGGDRGSLHTNIHPKIADLNKFVKIDLTVLDAFRILKNHGPTGGRLDDVDNSVDHARRIIIGTDPVAVDAYGASLFSIQPKDIGYIRESHEQRLGEIDYRLKGFEEIRV
- a CDS encoding Mut7-C RNAse domain-containing protein; the protein is MTSKPLKFIADAMLGRLAKWLRILGYDVVYEPFISDDALIARSLRDDRIILSMDKRLIERISAKNSLYIKDSNYKEQLKQVITHYNIDYKTNIFTRCLVCNRSLDTIHKEKIQDKVFPYVYSIQDKFYICQQCNRIYWAGTHRVNIVEMLNEILKDINLECI
- the serS gene encoding serine--tRNA ligase, with the translated sequence MLDINFIRNNPDKIKQAIANKHENAASIDEILELDVQRRSTIYACEQLKSKRNERSKAVNELKKKGQDASGIIEETKKIGDEIKSSEEKLKGLEFQMNNLLLRIPNIPSTDTPIGKDEKDNVVVKTWGNRKVFDFTPLPHWELGSILDILDLERSSKISGSGFILLKGLGAKLERALFSFMLDLHTREHGYTELFPPFLVNRTAMTGTGQLPKLEEDMYRTAVDDLFLVPTAEVPVTNIHRDEIFSYKDLPVYYTAYTPCFRREAGSYGKDTRGIIRVHQFNKVELVKLVRPETSYHELELLVGNAEKVLQLLGLEYRIVKLCTGDMSFAAAKCYDIEVWSPGLDKFLEVSSCSNFEDFQSRRINMRFRDEDGKIGFVHTLNGSGLALPRTVIALLETYQQKDGSIVIPDVLYPYMSGIKVIDKKEFK